Within Montipora capricornis isolate CH-2021 unplaced genomic scaffold, ASM3666992v2 scaffold_337, whole genome shotgun sequence, the genomic segment TGATGCGCCAGTTGATTGTGTAGACGATGTTTTGGTCCTTTAAGTCCCAGATGTGCTTGGAAAGTACAGAGTCATGACTGTGTTTTTTGtcattgaaagaaagtttgtgGTTGTTGTACCGTGTTTTGAATTCGTTTTCCGTCATGCCAATGTAGGATCTCGAGTTACCGGAAGTTGTTGTGACAGTAGCTTCGTAGATAATGTTGCTGGTTAGGCACGCACCGTCaagagggcaaaggtttttgtttCTACAATTGCATTACTTCTCACTGGAGGTCTCGTTGCACTCATTCAGGATCTTCTGATTGTGGCTTTTGATTATGTTAGCCATGTTTGTAGTGCAGCTGTAGCTGACAAATTATCATGAACATTATAATTTGGATTGTAACAGCAGTAATGTCGTATATCTCATTTCATGTAAAAGTTGCGGTAAACAACATGTAGGGTCGACAACAAGAAAATTTAGGCTTAGGTTTAATAACCACAAGAGTAGGATGAGGAGACACTCGCGTCTTGCATCGGGAAACAGAGACGTAGATGACTTAATCTACAGGCATTTCTGGTCACAGGGACATTGCGGGCTGGATGATATGTCTATTCAGTTGATAGATAAAGTGTCTAATACTAGTGATCTTTTAGGAAAGGAAGGCCAGTGGGCTTATAAACTTCAAACCATCCGACCATTGGGTCTTAACGAGATTGACTTTTTCTATAGCCAGAATCGTCGCAAGGGCGGATTCGGTAGCCATTTTTTGCAGTTTATTATATCACGTACGAGCACATATGTTctcacaggggcacccaacgtcagttttcttaaaatatctgttcggaagacgatttgagatctagaattttcgggacatttgttgtaaaattccttgcttgcctgcatgtcctaggattttcgaacactgatctaaaacatggtacaattgtccatttttaacggatttttaccctaaaaaggtcacctagaatttttgggggccttttttctggctgaaattttcgaaaaggtaagttttgatccctagttttttcggatcactagactttcagctaagGTAtgcgaacagatgaaaaatgttttggggataaaaatatgcctatatctaccgtttaaatactaaaatacgtttaacaatgctatgtttagtggttttgaacattattctcgttgggtgcccctgttctcATTATTTTGCGCGCGCATGATTTGTTACCTCACTTTTGTATTATCATCACGTAAGAACGCTTGAGGGTGTCACGTTAATTCACCCTGATGAAGGTAGCTGTTTGCCACCGAAATGTAGCTGTTATTGtttaaaacttgtcttttctcttttgttcaaGTATAAGTTTACCGAGAGagattttttaaacaatttgttggatggttgtgaaaaaaaaaaaaaaatatatatatatatatatatatatatattattattattttttttttgaattaacaaggctggaaatccaacgatgtagtcccaagctagtaggatccgaaggatacacaacgctttgctagaaatattaagtaatttgagtgtacaaatagcgacagcgaactactagcagaaccattgaatgaaaaacatattgccgtgagtgggaatcgaacccgcgtcccctggttactagtcgggtgtgctaaccactgcaccatcacgacaaccctgctggaaacagagcaatcggtgaggtgattggttagccgcggggttccccggcgtttaacattcaggaacaggacgtacatcggatcatccggggatgattcacaggctaccagctaatatcaaataatatttttgaattaacaaggctggaaatccaacgatgtagtcccaagctagtaggatccgaaggatacacaacgctttgctagaaatattaagtaatttgagtgtacaaatgagtggttagcacacccgactagttagcacacccgactagtaaccagggggacgcgggttcgattcccactcacggcaacatgtttttcattcaatggttctgctagtagttcgctgtcgctatttgtacactcaaattacttaatatttctagcaaagcgttgtgtatccttcggatcctactagcttgggactacatcgttggatttccagccttgttaattcaaaaatataatttgttattagctggtagcctgtgaatcattcccggatgatccgatgtacgtcctgttcctgaatgttaaacgccggggaaccccgcggctaaccaatcacctcaccgatagctctgtttccagcagggttgtcgtgatggtgcagtggttagcacacccgactagtaaccagggggacgtgggttcgattcccactcacggcaacatgtttttcattcaatggttctgctagtagttcgctgtcgctatttgtacactcaaattacttaatatttctagcaaagcgttgtgtatccttcggatcctactagcttgggactacatcgttggatttccaaccttgttaattcaaaaatataatttgttattagctggtagcctgtgaatcatccccggatgatccgatgtacgtcctgttcctcaatgttaaacgccggggaaccccgcggctaaccaatcacctcaccaattgctctgtttccagcagggttgtcgtgatggtgcagtggttagcacacccgattagtaaccagggggacgcgggttcgattcccactcacggcaatatgtttttcattcaatggttctgctagtagttcgctgtcgctatttgtacactcaaattatatatatatatatatataatatataactGGATTTGTTAAAAGGtggctgcagaaattgtgaaatcaagccacaccacagtgtgggttcactctaattggtgatcaaaagcaaattaTCATTCAGGTCTACACTGGTGCAGGGAAAATTCCCAATGAAGGCATGCTACACTGTAAAGtctcacttaacaaggccacaaactctaactgcacttaaagtctcaaagcagcaggAGGATcgcacccccaggaggatcgcaaatggattcacagttcaagttgaggagaaattgagagaaagttatgggaaactcaacactggacaacgtctggggaaaactgtaattgccctgagcgggatttgaacccacgtccccctgatcactagtcgggtgtgatgaccactacactatcaggacaaccatgctggcaacatggctgctttatcacttaatgtgtggcatttacctgggactccctaatgggccagtttttctatgtgataacgctggatcaacatgtgattcacaggcggacaagggtaattaatttaaagagtcagttaagtaaatcccttgagccaacagcgtatcacccccaggaggatcgcaaatggattcacagtgcaagttgaggagaaattgagagaaagttatgggatgggatctacttaactgactcttcaAATTAGCTCAATAATCATATATAtgtagttaagtgtacgtaaggaaaagcgacgaagagacaaactcttgactgttctggacgaagtttaatacgacgtttcggccgttcggccttcttcaggttaaaaattaaaaactaaaaaaactatttacaatgagtgcaaatcacaaaaacagcagcttatatatacagagcagagatattgaaattaaggaaacgaaacaaaacaaaggtcaaagctacaaggtgacatggatttgacaatcaaagacaaataaagaactataacaaaggtctaaactccaaggttacatagatttaacaatcaaaaacaaataaagaactataggtgatatatcgataaaaatgcatcgtattgggaaaatgtcaactcacaactactcaattgtagtaattaatgcggtgtttcgatctagattcccgccttttattaagaccatgaggattaagggtaaataattgcgcagtccaataggcctccctagtgagtaacaattgttcaagatgtaaagaattttcaaaagacctaatttgttcgataatgatgaaattgatttgtgaaatttcatgtttagagttattatagtggatagccaattcacaagttcttttgttcttcagcatgttcTAGTTGTGGTTACggaatcttactttaaattcagtcgaggttgcatttggcacaagtggccaaaaaaaataacattttgcgatgaacaagaaagtttttgttgaatggaataatgacgaccagtagctgaactttgaaattttgaagcttgaattaaataatttttacaaagatcgcatttcttattgcattttgaacaacccccattttcttctctttgatttCTACAAGAGGTTACCTGAAATTTGGATGGCGCTAACAACTCCTTAAGATTTTTTGTTCTACGATAAGCGGGAAAAATTGACTTGGAcggaaaaatttctttgacttctggtgaagattgcaatagataaaagtgatttttaatgactttttggatatctggcaaaattggattgttgtcaagcaccagtggaaaaactttcttatctggtttgacctttttgctcaaaagttCAGATCTTGATATACTGAGAGCTTTGTCGAACTGTTTATCGACAAGCTCCGCCGGATAATTTTGAGATTTCAAATATCCTTTGTATTCCTTACACCTATTTTGAAGAAAGTCGTTCGTAGACCAATTGCGTTTGATTCTTAAAGCTACCCCAAAGGGGACTGCTCTTTTGCAATGTGAGGGATGTGAACTCGAAAAAGGTAGATAGAGGTGGCTATCGGTGGGTTTAGCATAAACATCAGTGCTAATAAACCCGTTACAAAAATGCAACGTGAGATCAAGGACATTCAAATGACTTTCGGAGTAAACCAATTCGAATTTAATAGTAGGGTACAAATCATTGATATAAACGCCTGCAGTTATGCAGATCTAGCGATGGGCATCATCGACGagaaagccaaatttgagggtAGCTTGAGACGTATGCTTTGGTGGAGACACAGGGACGATATTTTTGACCTCTGGACTCAGGGTTTACCTAAATTATTGGAATTCACTGATTATATCAATGATTTGTACCCTACCATTAAATTCGAGCCACCTCTTCAAAAAAGCTCTCGACGAGAGTGGATACAATTATAAGTTAGCTTTTGAACCACCGGTGGAAAATGGCCGACGAAAGAACAGACCAAGAAATGACATTCTATGGTACAACCCGCCATTCAGTAAGAATGTTAGCACTAACATTGGCCAACGATTCCTCTCACTCATCGACAGATGTTTCCACAAAGACCACAGCCTAAGAAAGATCTTCAACAGGAACAaagtcaagatcagttatagctgtatgcccaacataaaacagatcattgacaatcaaaataaacaaaagcttAGACTGTTCAACAACAGTGCAACCGAGAATGAGAAGAACAAGCCATGTAATTGTAGGAAAAAAGATGAATGTCCTCTTGATGGAAACTGCTTACAGGCCGCTGTGATCTATCAAGCTAAAGTTACACGAACAGACAACAACACCCATGAAACTTATGTTGgattaacagaaaatgattttaaaacgcgctatagaaatcacaccgcatcattcagaaatacagcatctagaaactcaacggaactcagtaaatacgtctggtcattgaaggacaataatattaaccacgtaattacatggcaaatcatagcacgcgccaaaccgtataacagtgcaagcaaacgttgcaacttgtgcttacttgagaagtttattataatccgcgaaccgcaccgctgcacactaaacaaaagaaatgaacttgtttcatgttgtagacaggaaaaaatcactacagcgtagttatgtaaatttcaaggatatttaaagtgacgattgttgtacatacatttagtattaaactcctgatgagtgaggcaactcacgaaacagcgttgtcgagatgcaacatctagtcttgttttaacttttcaaccaaatcatttatatatatgtatatatggctgattgatcacttaatgtgtggcatttacgtgggacttaATGTGCAActcgggagtttcgggctttcagacttttaagcTCGTATTTTGCATATATAGTAAGCTGAGTTTACACGCTGAAAGTTTAAGGcagtgacgtcacgtttccttagatccaaccttctgagatccaatcggtcagtttgaaacgtgagtaatggcggaccgtgaaatccaaaacttacactcaaagtaaacagcccgctttggataaaaatcaaagttcaaaatttcgCCAGtcaagcaatcacactttcgaaatttaattttttaatcatagtagcactttaagaataGCAGTAATGGTAATAGCgatattcactgtttataagcaattcttttgatatttaaattttgccaaccgcataacaaaaaaaaaaaaaaaacgaatagatctctggttggcacattaatgacaataggtgacgtaacggtgagtaccgctcttcctaaaaactctTCTActcattcttttgtttcttgtcaGAAAGGCTACTGCCTCATCTGTAGGTTATAAATGTCTCCACCGTCAAATGTACTTCAATTTATCTCTGATTCAACCTAATATTGTCTTCTTTACCGGTATATCGAATTGCGGTTCTCTTGACTCTAAACGAGAACATAATTTCATAACCCGGAAGTCTCTTTCTGCGATGGAATGAGGCCCATCAGTTTACGgtagtctatttttagaacggctaCTGCTATATTTTAGGGAGTTTAAAATCTACGAccgcgacgtcgacgaaaacgtcacctcaagtTTCTCGGGGTTTGACCATCTCCTTCGcatcgtacaatgtgggcgaagtatcctaattTAACATAAATTGGTACGcgcggtttcagagcaaaaacaTAGAATAAAAGTTTTACATTTGAACGCTggcgttgtcatcaaaacctcaactttggtgatttcacatcgtgttgtgcagagaaccgcacgaTTATGCTAAAatacgtgctgcacgtgcagtatgtttactttttctcttttaaccaatgataatattgtttcgtggcgttctcgaaAACGACCGCATCGTAGAACTTTAAGTCCCTTCTTGCGGGAACTAAACGTAGCGGCATTGTGTTCCGCCCACGACTTTGCATTAAGCACGTGCAATCCCTCGTGCGGCTACTTAATTGTTTGCGGACCAATCAGGAAATTCGCAATCATtaggcccaatctgattgggCGTTATTTGGAGGGACCTGGATTCTAAACTTAGATAATGACGTAAAGCAAGAGATCTCTTGCGTAAACTGATTGGCCCAGGCCAAATAAGAGAGAGAGCGATACTCGTTCTGGGTTATCAACTTCTGACGAGAATGATCATCCCTCTGATCGCCAGTACCTTGAGCAACtgcatgaaaaacaaaatcaaagctTGACCGGAACAACTGCGATGATGATTCTCGCATAGAGTCTTATGCCTTGTTGTAATTTTTCATCCTTTGATTAACAGGAGAGGGAGAGGCATACTGTTTCATATCCAAACCCAGAgccgttctttatttctttgttgccCGAATTGCATTGATAATGCTCTTTAATGCATTTGCATTGGTGCATACCGTGTTGCACATTGTAAAGACAAGGAAGGTAAGACTTAGCTATTACATACGGATTTACCAGATTTTTGTATAACATTGGGATCTATGTACTGGCTTAATGGTTACTCTCTGAGGGCTTCAATTCAGGATGGCACACTCGCCAAATGAGTGAACATCGATGCTCGCCTCGACTACTAAGGGATGATCGCTGCCTAACCACACATCAGCAGGTCTTAAGCTACAAGGCTGTAACCGACAGACGGACAGGTGAGTGCCTCATTGACAACTATAAGACGGGAATGCTTAGCCACATAGCAATAATTACCAATACATTAACTGTCTGACTGCTGAAAGGCCAATTTGTTTTTGGAATGCAGCTCATCACTgaatgacaaattaactgcaatCCATGCTATACTAACCGGAAGCCTGTGTTTCTGACTGCAAAAGAATAAGGGCTAGCTATAATAGTTGCAAAAATAAGAGGATTACTGAAACATTCACAaattccattaaaaaaaaaaaaaaacaattttgcatGCACAAGGAATTCGCGTAATGTAACAGTTAAATCCCTTCCTTCCTTCGTAACCAACATCAAAATGGCTAAGATTACTACGTTGTTGATGACCTACTCGTCTTATTTCCAGAGAACACCGAAAGTGACCAATCAGAGGAATAGCACCGAAGCAGCCTTGATTTTCGTCAAAATGGCGTCAGTCATGGGAGTAACATGGATTCTTGGAATCGCTGCCAACGTTCAAGCCTTGTCATTTCTGTGGTACCCGTATGTTGTTCTGAACAGCCTTCAAGGTTTTGtgctcttcttttctttcatttccttCGTTGTTTGTACCTTTTTTGCTTATCCTGACATGTCACAGTTATAACATCAGCCTACAATAGGTTTCTGAGTGAGGACGCATGAAGCACTTACAATGGCTCTTGCTAAATATAAAGGGAaatctttgtttatatttttcccTAATTAGCATCGTTTTCTAATCTAAAACCACTACTGAAAATTGAAAGTTCATTGCCGCTTCATAATTCCGCTTCGAATGTccgaaaatttacaaagaatgtatggggTTATTACGGAGTTTAAGCttgcgacgtttttgagccgctaTCAGCAATCAGAAAAGATCATTTCGCATGCCAcgacagtagtgtctcccagattttcaacctaatcatctctaatggaggaaagaGTGTTAGTTAAAAgggaaacagctcacttccggttgccgtccgagGCTCAAAAACGTTGCATGCTTAATCTCCCTATTAGCATACAATAACTCGCACGCTATCAAagccaaaaggcttaaaattggaaatttatCAAAGTTTAACACATTCTTTTACCTTTGGAAGTCAACTTGTGAATAGCATGATGCCTTCTGTTAGCAAACTGGTATGTAAATGagacaaaatgcaaaaatgattCGCCTATTGATTCAGGAAACAATGAGGCACAAAAGTACCGAGCAGAAACAATGAGGCTTAACCCTAAACGCATTAGAGCCGTGTCCCATGCTGCTCCAATGAAATTAGAAGAATTAAAGACCTGAGGGGCATCAATAATTTCTGAAGGTGGCTTTTCCTATTAAGTGGGTTGATCATGAAGGCTGAAGCATGTAAGATGAGACGCTCATTGATTGTTAAGCCGAATGGAGAAAACAAGGCTGTGAGGAGATTTAGGGTCGGATACAATTGAGCATACACTCCCTCTTATTCCCGTGCACCCCCTAAATGAAGGTCGTTCCGTGACTTCTGTCTGGGAAGAGAAAACGAAGCGATTCTGAAAAGTCTGGAATTAATTTTCCCGCGTTATCAAGAGGGATGAGGGCTGAGCATGAAAGATGTGGGGCTCGTTGATTGTTAAGCCGAAGAGAGACAGCATGCGAGGCTACGAGGAGCGCCCTGATTTCCTCCACCTAAAGAACCGTCGTTCCCTAACGGCAgtataaaaagaaaagacaaagcaattttaaaaagtcgataattttcttcctttcgtttAAACCGCGCATGCTCAAATTTGATACTCGAACCATATTTGAGGATCTTTCAGCTTTCACGATTATCTTTTTTAACATAATCGAACCAAGTCAACTGTCATCATTTGTTGACTGTCCAAGCCTCCGTTTTATATGCCTCTAGTTAAataagatttatttttttataatcaCCAGTCCGGTAATGTACTtgctgtttattatataagcacCAATGAAATAGCAAGAGAGCTTTCGCGTGAAGACGTGATATCTTCATCTTCATAAAAGAtcgctgttgctatggttacatacaaaaatcgcgcctttcgatgcctttcatgaaatgatttagtatttcattggtgcttataaaataaatagaatattacatggccgcttggagatgaGATGTCTCTTcccgtgttgaaaaatattttactcgttcgctgcgctcactcgtaaaatatatatttcaacACTCCAAgaaaaattttgtatctccatTTGTCACATCATGTTATCAACAACCAGTGCTTAAATCGCGAAGCGTGGCACAGATTGGTTCTCCTTCTAAGATTTCAAGCAATAAATAATCTACCTTCGCTTGTCAGACCAATCGCAGCTTCAGTAAAATATTAAGGTTGCTACATATCGCCCCAAAGTTTTAAGCGGTGGGCTCAGACCAACTGCCTTGTCTGAGGTTTAGGACTGGCCATCCCGCTTTGTGGTAGACAGTCGGCTCAAATGACATTACACTTCAAGTGCGCATGCAGAATTCTACCGTTAAATCTAAGAGTCTAAGGTTTTCAAGTAGTAAAAATTCAAGTTTAACAGCTCTTGGCATTTCGTTCGTCCACTGTATTTAGTGGTTTTATTTGTTCGTTGTTCACAGGTCTGTTTATCTTCCTATCGTTTGCTGCCAGTAGGAGGTCCCTGGAGCTATATAGAGCCAA encodes:
- the LOC138035248 gene encoding uncharacterized protein — encoded protein: MLFNAFALVHTVLHIVKTRKRTPKVTNQRNSTEAALIFVKMASVMGVTWILGIAANVQALSFLWYPYVVLNSLQGLFIFLSFAASRRSLELYRAKIAILRNRCSPNAAKNTVRTKDKIVDTRSRKTWSPDLQDCEEAPL